In Symmachiella dynata, the following are encoded in one genomic region:
- a CDS encoding serine hydrolase domain-containing protein — protein MMLNCLRRTALSFAVIALLFLFILPLQARELNNRQQQMIRQAMLKELKKQGAVGVAVGYLQNGQVVHAEGYGYADLANKQQLSKSTVMNWASNSKPVMAILALQLIEKGQLDLGADIHDYLPNYPPTTSRITTRQLLCHQSGIPHYKNGPVVGTPRKFREQLPYLDPVNALHKFDKSPLLFQPGAKYSYSSYAYVLLSAVVQAAGKEPIDQQLEKRIIQPLRLTSFELDVPESNNRNWSVGYYRNSNGQVLPAPEEAHYWKHGAGGYKSNIRDFARWAQAVMNDELISARTRKLMWTAQRTNNGQATKKGLGVTVEVQNRQPKISHNGSQTEARSRMVLYPSSRNGVVILCNSNHANPGRFSTAVYRALRAAR, from the coding sequence ATGATGCTGAACTGTTTGCGAAGAACTGCCTTGTCGTTTGCCGTGATTGCGCTGCTGTTTTTGTTCATTTTGCCATTGCAGGCACGGGAACTCAATAACCGCCAGCAGCAAATGATTCGGCAGGCGATGCTGAAAGAGCTGAAGAAGCAAGGAGCAGTTGGTGTGGCGGTCGGGTATCTGCAGAATGGGCAGGTCGTCCATGCCGAGGGCTACGGCTATGCGGACCTCGCTAACAAACAACAGCTCTCCAAGTCGACGGTCATGAACTGGGCTTCCAACTCCAAACCGGTGATGGCCATTTTGGCCCTGCAATTGATCGAAAAAGGCCAACTCGACCTCGGCGCCGATATTCATGACTACCTGCCAAACTATCCACCGACGACATCACGAATCACAACACGGCAATTGCTTTGTCACCAAAGTGGAATCCCACACTACAAGAATGGTCCTGTTGTGGGGACGCCTCGAAAATTTCGCGAGCAACTGCCTTATCTCGATCCGGTCAATGCACTCCACAAGTTCGACAAGTCGCCACTCCTGTTTCAACCAGGGGCGAAATATTCGTATTCTTCCTACGCCTACGTCTTGCTATCTGCCGTGGTGCAGGCAGCCGGCAAAGAGCCGATTGATCAACAATTGGAGAAGCGAATCATTCAGCCGCTGCGTCTCACGAGCTTCGAGTTGGATGTGCCGGAGTCGAATAACCGCAATTGGTCCGTCGGCTATTATCGGAATTCAAACGGCCAGGTCCTGCCGGCCCCTGAAGAAGCACATTACTGGAAGCATGGCGCGGGCGGTTACAAATCGAACATTCGTGATTTCGCGCGGTGGGCACAGGCCGTGATGAACGATGAATTGATTTCAGCCAGGACCCGCAAACTCATGTGGACCGCGCAGCGGACGAACAATGGTCAAGCAACAAAAAAGGGATTGGGAGTAACCGTCGAGGTCCAAAATAGGCAACCCAAGATTTCTCACAACGGATCACAAACAGAAGCCCGCAGCCGGATGGTGCTTTACCCGTCTTCCAGGAATGGCGTTGTGATTCTCTGCAACAGCAACCATGCCAACCCAGGCCGGTTCTCAACAGCCGTCTATAGGGCGCTCCGCGCAGCTCGATAA
- a CDS encoding aspartate aminotransferase family protein codes for MTTVASTTDQFVSEFSISRWCDTADVLARLDALLKQPIRPIRPENMSQVLSYFDTHCRQSKLVATAAEHVIPGGVQHNLAFNYPHPLAIRAADGAYLSDLDGNRYIDFLQAGGATLLGANYRPVRERVQAVLAECGPVTGLLHEYEVKLAELVCRHVPSVEMFRMLGSGTEAVMAAIRLARAHTGRKWIVKMGGGYHGWSDQMVYGIRVPGTGRMDAAGIPRSAAARIQEGFPHDLHALRRRLQLNRLRGGTAAVIVEPFGPESGTRPVTAEFNGELRTLCDEFEVLLIFDEVVTGFRTGLSGAQGYFDVRPDLTVFGKCLTGGYPMSGGVGGQRDIMMNLAGGLGGSQKKVLVGGTLSANPLSCVAGYYSILEMEKTQAAQHAGRAGDRLCAGLTEIIDRLGLPYVAYNQGSIVHLQTSGVMLMDARNPFKLIKLVREAESRKRSMEEFGAAYCAHGLITLAGSRLYTSLADTDEVIDEALNRFEDVLKLA; via the coding sequence ATGACAACTGTGGCATCCACGACTGATCAATTTGTGTCGGAGTTTTCGATCTCCCGTTGGTGCGATACCGCGGATGTCCTGGCGCGGTTGGACGCGTTGCTTAAGCAGCCGATACGTCCGATTCGCCCTGAGAATATGTCGCAGGTGTTGTCATATTTTGACACGCACTGCCGGCAATCGAAATTGGTGGCTACAGCGGCAGAGCATGTCATTCCCGGTGGCGTGCAACACAACTTGGCGTTCAACTATCCACACCCCTTAGCCATCCGTGCCGCCGATGGGGCGTACCTGAGCGACCTGGATGGCAATCGCTACATCGATTTTTTGCAGGCGGGTGGAGCGACGCTGCTAGGGGCGAATTATCGGCCGGTTCGCGAACGCGTTCAAGCCGTGCTGGCCGAATGCGGTCCAGTGACCGGCCTGTTGCACGAGTATGAAGTCAAACTGGCCGAGTTGGTTTGTCGGCATGTTCCGTCGGTCGAGATGTTTCGCATGCTCGGTTCGGGGACCGAAGCGGTGATGGCCGCCATTCGTTTGGCGCGTGCGCATACCGGCCGGAAGTGGATTGTCAAAATGGGGGGCGGATACCACGGATGGTCGGACCAAATGGTGTATGGAATTCGCGTGCCGGGCACAGGGCGGATGGATGCGGCGGGCATTCCGCGGTCGGCGGCGGCGCGGATTCAGGAGGGTTTTCCGCACGACCTCCATGCGCTGCGCAGACGTCTGCAACTCAATCGATTGCGAGGCGGAACAGCGGCGGTGATTGTCGAGCCGTTTGGCCCCGAGAGCGGCACGCGGCCGGTCACTGCGGAATTCAACGGCGAGCTGCGGACATTGTGCGACGAATTTGAGGTGCTGCTTATTTTTGACGAGGTCGTCACCGGGTTTCGCACGGGGCTTTCGGGCGCGCAAGGTTACTTCGACGTGCGGCCCGATCTGACCGTGTTTGGCAAATGTCTGACCGGTGGATATCCCATGTCAGGAGGCGTGGGCGGACAGCGCGATATCATGATGAACCTCGCCGGGGGGCTGGGCGGCAGTCAAAAAAAGGTACTCGTTGGCGGAACACTCTCGGCCAATCCGCTGTCATGTGTCGCCGGCTATTATTCGATCCTCGAGATGGAAAAAACTCAAGCCGCGCAGCACGCCGGCCGCGCCGGGGATCGACTGTGCGCGGGTTTGACGGAAATCATCGACCGCTTGGGACTGCCGTATGTCGCCTACAACCAGGGATCGATCGTCCACTTGCAGACATCCGGCGTGATGCTGATGGACGCCCGGAATCCGTTCAAATTGATAAAGCTGGTCCGGGAAGCGGAGTCGCGCAAACGGTCGATGGAAGAATTCGGCGCGGCGTATTGCGCGCACGGTTTGATCACCTTGGCCGGGAGCCGGCTGTATACGTCGTTGGCCGATACGGACGAGGTGATCGACGAAGCGCTGAATCGCTTCGAGGATGTTTTGAAGTTGGCGTAA
- a CDS encoding transglutaminase domain-containing protein, whose product MWLRASCLLEFDFPVATPFLLMLRPRSGTQQWIAREEYLLSPSVPAVEFTDPFGNLCQRLVGPSGPFSIRTTADIESAEESDAAPGAPFVEVQDLPDSTLPFLLPSRYCESDRFAEMASKIVAGHWAGYDQCQAIVDYIRTTIQYAPGAGQQIISACEVNENSQAVCRDMAHLGIALCRALSIPARMVVGYLATLQPMDLHAWFEAYVGGRWYTFDPTQQSLHGGRVAIAYGRDAADVAVYTQFGDPVELLRMEVRVEQLTSPPA is encoded by the coding sequence ATGTGGTTGCGCGCATCTTGTTTGCTCGAATTCGACTTTCCGGTGGCGACACCATTTTTGTTGATGCTCCGGCCCCGCAGCGGGACGCAGCAGTGGATCGCCCGCGAAGAGTACCTGCTTTCCCCCAGCGTGCCGGCGGTCGAGTTTACCGACCCGTTTGGGAACCTGTGCCAACGGTTGGTGGGGCCATCTGGTCCCTTTTCGATTCGTACAACCGCCGATATTGAATCGGCCGAGGAGTCCGATGCCGCTCCGGGGGCTCCGTTTGTCGAAGTGCAAGACTTGCCGGACTCGACATTGCCCTTCTTGTTACCCAGTCGATATTGCGAGTCCGATCGCTTCGCAGAAATGGCGTCAAAGATCGTGGCGGGGCATTGGGCCGGATACGATCAGTGCCAGGCCATCGTCGATTACATACGCACGACGATCCAATACGCGCCGGGGGCGGGGCAACAGATCATTAGCGCCTGCGAAGTGAATGAAAATTCACAAGCCGTCTGCCGGGATATGGCGCACCTGGGCATCGCTCTTTGTCGTGCACTATCAATCCCGGCCCGTATGGTGGTCGGTTATCTAGCGACGCTGCAGCCGATGGATCTGCATGCTTGGTTTGAGGCCTACGTCGGCGGCAGGTGGTATACCTTTGACCCGACGCAGCAAAGCTTGCACGGCGGCCGTGTGGCCATCGCCTATGGCCGAGATGCGGCCGATGTGGCCGTATACACCCAATTCGGCGATCCCGTGGAGCTATTGCGTATGGAGGTGCGCGTCGAACAACTCACCTCGCCCCCCGCTTGA
- a CDS encoding carbon-nitrogen hydrolase family protein — translation MHCRLAVGLLGALLLTTGSLSAADDAIPDGWAAKSPREEIRPAFSYLAEGGPSGKGSFVITADQRKGLFGWWETTRDVTGGEYYEFSARFQVDGIENPRRAIVARVLWQNSQGRPVKHDVISTASYNPGTRPRAEPEYPPNRSTDENGWTTVSAVYRTPSEATQAVIELSYRWAPQGRVEWSDVQLTPTTAPKPRKVRLATVHYQPKEGTTSAQKCQLFQPLIEKAAQQDVDLVVLPETLTFYGTGGTYADSAEPIPGPSTKYFGKLAKQHDLYIVAGLMERDEHLVYNVAVLIGPDGKVVGKYRKVTLPRGEIEGGITPGDDYPVFDTRFGKVGMMVCYDGFFPEVARELSNRGAEVIAWPVWGCNPMLGAARACENHVYVISSTYTDVAANWMVSAVYGQDGKLLAQGKEWGSVAVAEVDLNQPLLWHSLGDFKAQIAPHRPPVEPAKP, via the coding sequence ATGCATTGCAGATTAGCCGTGGGATTGCTCGGAGCGTTGTTACTGACCACCGGATCTCTTTCGGCAGCGGATGATGCAATTCCAGACGGGTGGGCGGCGAAATCGCCGCGCGAGGAAATTCGCCCCGCGTTTTCGTATCTGGCTGAAGGAGGACCAAGCGGCAAGGGCAGTTTTGTGATTACCGCCGATCAGCGCAAAGGTTTGTTCGGTTGGTGGGAAACCACACGAGACGTCACCGGCGGCGAATATTACGAATTCTCTGCACGGTTTCAGGTGGATGGCATCGAGAATCCCCGGCGAGCGATTGTGGCCCGCGTGTTGTGGCAAAATTCACAAGGCCGCCCGGTTAAGCACGATGTGATTTCAACAGCCTCCTACAATCCCGGCACGCGTCCCCGCGCCGAACCGGAATATCCTCCCAATCGCAGCACCGACGAAAACGGTTGGACGACCGTCTCAGCCGTGTATCGTACTCCGAGTGAAGCGACGCAAGCGGTGATCGAGTTGTCCTACCGCTGGGCGCCTCAAGGCCGCGTGGAATGGTCCGACGTGCAGCTCACACCAACAACAGCGCCGAAACCGCGCAAGGTGCGACTGGCAACTGTGCACTACCAGCCCAAAGAGGGCACGACCAGTGCCCAGAAGTGCCAACTGTTTCAGCCGTTGATTGAAAAGGCGGCGCAGCAAGACGTCGATCTGGTCGTCTTGCCCGAAACGCTGACCTTCTATGGGACCGGCGGCACCTATGCCGACAGTGCGGAACCGATTCCCGGCCCGTCGACGAAATACTTTGGAAAACTGGCCAAGCAACATGATCTGTACATTGTGGCGGGCCTGATGGAACGTGACGAGCATCTTGTCTACAACGTCGCCGTGTTGATTGGTCCCGATGGCAAAGTGGTTGGCAAATACCGCAAGGTGACATTGCCCCGCGGTGAGATCGAAGGTGGGATCACGCCGGGTGACGACTATCCGGTCTTCGACACGCGCTTCGGCAAAGTGGGCATGATGGTCTGTTACGACGGATTTTTCCCGGAAGTCGCCCGCGAGTTGAGCAATCGCGGGGCCGAGGTGATTGCCTGGCCGGTCTGGGGTTGCAACCCGATGTTAGGCGCCGCCCGCGCCTGTGAAAACCATGTCTATGTGATCAGCAGCACCTACACCGACGTCGCCGCCAACTGGATGGTCTCGGCCGTCTACGGCCAAGACGGCAAGCTGCTAGCGCAGGGCAAGGAGTGGGGCAGCGTCGCCGTCGCCGAAGTCGACCTCAATCAACCGCTGCTGTGGCACAGCCTGGGAGACTTCAAAGCCCAAATCGCCCCCCACCGCCCCCCGGTGGAACCGGCGAAGCCTTGA
- a CDS encoding PKD domain-containing protein: MSTQPPEADISTLFSRLIGCALPKQPRPRNSRSTDSLKFETLESRLVMSGNLELNGGIEEDNNTGHPQLCGCGCCGAGYLNELNTLELNSTSEESGDGEQFPLESLPLLSSNSNASVKLYLDFDGHFESNWGSYSNITTPAFSLDGDYSSFSTAEINSITEIWQRVSEDYAPFNIDVTTIDPGDFSNGNALRVAIGGNSSWYSSGAGGVAYINTFTNSIVNTVYVFPDNLAKNAKYIAEASSHEAGHGFGLRHQSTYDNGTKTNEYNPGSGDWAPIMGVSYYKARTTWHDGTTTSANTYQDDMAVIARATNGFGYRTDDHGNINSATTLSFAGNNATASGIIERMSDEDAFSFSTTGGQVDLSVNVAEVGANLDSVIELRTASGQLIATADPSGSYGAVISTDVAAGDYVLVVRSTGEYGSVGQYTVSATRSESTATNEIFIAGNTSVAAGGLYTLNLSETNTQSSTISRWTINWGDGNIQTINGNPNTVTHIYAEGPNAFSISATATDAAGTYQSNTLTVDVFDPAPELAISGSSIVAEGSTYVLGLSADGSGAATITQWTINWGDGTIQTINGNPNSTSHVYADGTAAFTIQATATNAAGTFSANALAVTVNNVDATLNISGNSSVAEGNTYTLSLADTDPGADTISSWTINWGDGTIQTINGDPTYATHVYAGSGQYAISATASDEDGSYQSNAVAVNVLEAAPQLSISGTGNTAEGSSYNLTLNADGSGADTITQWTINWGDGTIETVNGNPNSASHVYADGTAAYTIQATATNAAGTFSANNLGVTVNNVAATLNISGDSSVDEGETYTLDLSSTDPGADTITSWTINWGDGTIETINGDPSSATHVYTGGGQYAISATASDEDGSYQSNAVAVNVLAGQNIASPSNLVITGKSGAQLQVQWQDNSTGETAFVIERVTTTSSVRYTSEWVTVGTTEANTTSFTDTVPSAGRYLYRVRAVADVDGDGQSDLFSGYSNEVYVKFKPGEVQQEVPQLNISGAGNTAEGSSYNLTLNADGSGADTIQNWTINWGDGTVETINGNPNSASHVYADGTAAYTIQATATNATGTFSANTLAVTVNNVDATLNIAGNSSIDEGETYTLNLSSTDPGADTITSWTINWGDGTVQTINGDPTYATHVYAGSGQYAISATASDEDGSYQSNAVAVNVHEVAPQLSISGSGNTAEGSTYNLTLNADGSGADTITQWTINWGDGTIETINGNPNSASHVYADGSAAFIIQATATNGAGTVSANNLAVTVNNVAADLNISGFSAVGEGETYTLNLSSTDPGADTISSWTINWGDGTIQTINSDPSTVTHVYGAGGQFTISATASDEDGTYQSNSFGLSVIGAAPQLSISGSGSTAEGSTYNLTLNADGSGADTITQWTINWGDGTIETINGNPNSTSHVYADGSAAFTIQATATNAAGTFSANALAVTVNNVDATLNISGDSSIGEGENYTLDLSSTDPGADTITGWTINWGDGTIQTINGDPSSATHVYNGGGQYTISATASDEDGSYQSNAVAVSVLAGQNIASPSNLVITGKSGAQLQVQWQDNSTGETAFVIERVTTSYSVRYTSEWVTVGTTGPNATSFTDTVPSDGRYLYRVRAVADVDGDGQFDLFSGYSNEVYVKFKPGEVQQTSNNVAAFQSDVTPPSWEHWAMAAESSTNYQPLFSASQSNEIDPRELFFAEYGKAVH; the protein is encoded by the coding sequence ATGTCCACGCAACCCCCTGAAGCGGACATCTCCACGCTGTTCTCGCGCCTGATCGGCTGCGCACTTCCCAAGCAACCTCGGCCACGCAATTCTCGCTCCACCGATTCGCTAAAGTTCGAGACGCTGGAAAGCCGGCTCGTTATGTCCGGCAACCTCGAGTTGAATGGCGGAATCGAAGAGGACAATAACACAGGTCACCCTCAGTTATGCGGCTGTGGTTGCTGCGGCGCTGGATACCTCAACGAACTGAACACCCTCGAATTGAACTCGACCTCTGAGGAATCAGGAGACGGAGAACAATTCCCGCTGGAAAGTCTGCCGTTGCTCTCCAGCAATTCCAACGCATCAGTGAAATTGTATCTGGATTTTGACGGACACTTCGAATCCAATTGGGGCTCCTATAGCAATATCACAACGCCGGCCTTTAGCCTGGATGGAGATTACAGCTCGTTCAGTACCGCCGAAATCAATTCGATCACCGAAATCTGGCAACGCGTCTCTGAGGACTATGCCCCTTTTAACATCGACGTCACCACGATTGATCCCGGCGACTTCAGCAACGGAAATGCCCTACGAGTGGCCATTGGCGGCAACAGTAGTTGGTACAGCAGCGGTGCGGGTGGCGTGGCCTATATCAACACGTTCACCAACTCCATCGTGAACACGGTCTACGTGTTCCCCGACAATCTGGCCAAAAACGCCAAATACATCGCCGAGGCATCATCGCATGAAGCGGGGCATGGGTTCGGGCTGAGACATCAAAGCACTTATGACAACGGCACCAAGACCAACGAATACAATCCAGGCAGCGGCGACTGGGCGCCGATCATGGGGGTTTCGTATTACAAAGCGCGGACTACCTGGCACGACGGGACGACAACGTCGGCCAATACATACCAAGACGACATGGCGGTCATTGCACGTGCGACGAACGGCTTTGGTTATCGGACCGACGATCATGGCAACATCAACTCGGCAACGACCTTATCCTTCGCCGGCAATAATGCGACTGCATCGGGCATCATCGAACGCATGAGCGATGAAGACGCTTTCTCCTTTTCGACGACCGGGGGACAAGTGGACTTGTCCGTCAATGTCGCTGAAGTCGGTGCAAACTTGGACTCCGTCATCGAATTGCGGACCGCGTCCGGACAACTGATCGCCACTGCCGATCCATCGGGAAGTTATGGAGCCGTCATTTCGACCGATGTCGCAGCCGGTGATTATGTGCTAGTCGTCCGCAGCACAGGCGAATATGGCTCAGTAGGACAATACACCGTTTCGGCAACCCGCAGCGAATCCACTGCGACGAATGAAATCTTCATTGCAGGAAATACTTCGGTTGCTGCGGGTGGGTTGTACACATTGAACCTCAGCGAAACCAACACCCAATCCTCAACCATCAGTCGTTGGACCATCAATTGGGGCGATGGCAACATTCAGACCATCAATGGAAACCCCAATACCGTCACCCACATTTATGCCGAGGGTCCGAATGCGTTCAGTATTTCCGCAACCGCCACCGACGCTGCAGGCACCTACCAATCCAATACGCTGACCGTCGACGTATTCGATCCCGCACCGGAATTAGCGATATCCGGTTCGAGCATTGTGGCAGAGGGTTCAACCTACGTTCTGGGTCTCTCGGCCGACGGCAGTGGCGCAGCGACGATCACGCAGTGGACCATTAACTGGGGCGACGGCACGATCCAGACGATCAACGGCAATCCCAACTCCACCAGCCATGTCTACGCCGACGGCACTGCCGCCTTCACGATCCAAGCCACCGCCACAAACGCGGCCGGCACTTTTTCCGCCAACGCACTGGCCGTCACGGTGAACAACGTCGACGCCACGTTGAACATTTCAGGAAACAGCTCGGTTGCCGAAGGCAATACTTATACGCTAAGCCTTGCTGATACCGACCCCGGGGCGGATACAATTAGCAGTTGGACGATCAATTGGGGTGATGGCACGATCCAGACCATCAACGGTGATCCGACGTACGCGACACACGTTTATGCAGGTAGCGGTCAATATGCGATCTCTGCCACTGCTAGTGACGAGGACGGCAGTTATCAGTCCAATGCCGTGGCGGTCAATGTCCTCGAAGCGGCTCCGCAATTAAGCATCTCCGGCACGGGAAATACGGCAGAAGGTTCGTCTTACAACCTGACGCTCAATGCTGATGGCAGTGGTGCCGATACGATTACGCAGTGGACGATTAACTGGGGCGATGGCACGATCGAAACCGTCAACGGCAATCCCAACTCGGCCAGTCATGTTTACGCCGACGGTACTGCCGCTTACACGATCCAAGCCACCGCCACCAACGCGGCTGGCACTTTTTCCGCCAACAACCTGGGCGTCACGGTGAACAACGTCGCTGCGACGTTGAACATTTCCGGCGACAGTTCGGTCGACGAGGGTGAAACCTACACGCTGGACCTGTCCTCCACAGATCCCGGTGCGGACACAATCACCAGTTGGACGATCAATTGGGGTGACGGCACGATTGAGACGATTAACGGTGATCCCTCCTCCGCCACGCACGTCTACACCGGTGGCGGTCAATATGCGATCTCTGCCACCGCTAGTGACGAAGATGGTAGCTACCAGTCCAACGCGGTGGCCGTTAACGTTTTGGCGGGGCAGAACATTGCGTCTCCCAGCAATTTAGTCATCACTGGTAAGAGCGGCGCACAATTACAAGTGCAATGGCAGGACAATTCGACCGGCGAAACCGCATTTGTCATCGAGCGGGTCACGACGACATCAAGCGTGCGTTATACATCCGAGTGGGTGACCGTTGGTACAACAGAGGCCAACACGACCAGCTTTACCGATACGGTCCCCAGCGCGGGGCGGTACTTGTATCGCGTTCGTGCGGTGGCCGATGTGGATGGAGATGGGCAATCCGACCTCTTCTCCGGATACAGCAATGAAGTCTATGTCAAATTCAAACCCGGTGAGGTGCAGCAAGAAGTCCCTCAATTGAATATCTCCGGCGCGGGAAACACAGCGGAAGGCTCCTCCTACAACCTAACACTCAATGCTGATGGCAGTGGCGCGGATACGATCCAAAACTGGACGATCAATTGGGGAGATGGCACGGTCGAGACCATCAATGGCAATCCTAACTCCGCCAGTCATGTCTACGCCGATGGGACTGCCGCTTACACGATCCAAGCGACTGCTACCAACGCGACCGGCACATTCTCCGCCAACACGCTGGCCGTTACGGTGAATAACGTCGACGCGACGCTCAATATTGCCGGAAACAGTTCGATCGACGAGGGCGAAACCTACACGCTGAACCTCTCCTCCACTGACCCCGGAGCGGATACAATCACCAGTTGGACAATCAATTGGGGCGACGGCACGGTCCAGACCATTAACGGCGATCCGACCTACGCGACGCACGTTTATGCGGGCAGCGGACAATATGCCATCTCCGCCACCGCTAGCGACGAAGATGGCAGCTACCAGTCCAACGCCGTGGCGGTCAATGTCCACGAAGTCGCCCCGCAATTGAGTATCTCCGGCTCAGGAAATACGGCAGAAGGCTCGACTTACAACCTGACGCTCAATGCTGATGGCAGTGGCGCCGATACGATCACGCAGTGGACGATTAACTGGGGTGACGGCACGATTGAAACCATCAACGGTAATCCCAACTCCGCCAGTCATGTCTACGCCGACGGCTCCGCCGCCTTCATAATCCAAGCGACCGCCACCAACGGCGCCGGCACAGTTTCCGCAAATAACCTGGCTGTGACTGTGAACAATGTCGCCGCTGATTTGAACATCTCCGGCTTCAGTGCGGTTGGGGAAGGTGAAACCTACACGCTGAATCTCTCCTCCACTGACCCCGGTGCGGATACGATCAGCAGTTGGACGATCAACTGGGGTGACGGCACGATTCAAACGATCAACAGTGATCCCTCTACCGTTACACACGTTTACGGGGCTGGTGGACAGTTTACGATTTCAGCGACGGCCAGCGATGAAGATGGTACGTATCAATCCAACTCATTCGGTCTCAGCGTGATTGGAGCGGCTCCGCAATTGAGTATCTCCGGCTCGGGAAGCACCGCAGAAGGTTCGACCTACAACCTGACACTCAATGCCGACGGCAGTGGGGCCGATACGATTACGCAGTGGACCATCAACTGGGGGGATGGCACGATCGAAACCATCAATGGTAATCCCAATTCCACCAGCCATGTCTACGCCGACGGCTCTGCTGCCTTCACGATCCAAGCGACGGCAACCAACGCGGCCGGCACATTTTCCGCCAACGCACTGGCCGTCACGGTGAACAACGTCGACGCTACGTTGAACATTTCCGGCGACAGTTCGATCGGTGAAGGCGAGAACTACACGCTGGACCTCTCTTCCACCGATCCCGGTGCTGACACGATCACCGGCTGGACAATCAACTGGGGTGACGGCACGATCCAAACCATCAACGGCGATCCTTCCTCTGCCACACACGTCTACAACGGTGGCGGACAGTATACGATCTCTGCGACGGCTAGTGACGAAGATGGTAGCTACCAGTCCAACGCGGTGGCCGTTTCGGTTTTGGCGGGGCAGAACATTGCGTCTCCCAGCAATTTAGTCATCACTGGTAAGAGCGGCGCACAATTACAAGTGCAATGGCAGGACAATTCGACCGGCGAAACCGCCTTTGTCATCGAACGGGTCACGACATCTTACAGCGTGCGTTATACTTCTGAGTGGGTGACGGTTGGTACAACTGGGCCCAATGCAACCAGCTTTACTGACACGGTTCCCAGCGATGGTCGGTACTTGTATCGCGTCCGTGCAGTGGCCGATGTGGATGGAGATGGGCAATTCGACCTCTTCTCCGGATACAGCAATGAAGTCTATGTCAAATTCAAACCCGGTGAGGTGCAGCAAACCAGCAATAACGTGGCTGCATTTCAGAGTGATGTAACACCGCCAAGTTGGGAACATTGGGCCATGGCGGCTGAGTCGTCAACAAACTATCAGCCGCTCTTCTCGGCGTCACAGTCCAACGAAATTGATCCCAGAGAATTATTCTTCGCGGAATATGGCAAAGCTGTCCACTAA
- a CDS encoding class I SAM-dependent methyltransferase, with amino-acid sequence MPIPPTDTELQFVKQTTCPLCAAAGIVPWHTDAFREYLRCENCELIFVPPLYHLSRAEEKAEYDLHQNSPEDEGYRRFLSRVFEPIHARVAEASSGLDFGSGPGPTLSVMFEEAGHTMAIYDPQYAADNAPLAEQYEFVTASEVVEHFCRPAVDLARIWSCVKPGGLLGIMTKLSLDQAAFAGWHYKDDPTHVSFFCRETFRWLARQWNAELEFVGNDVVLITAGAVA; translated from the coding sequence ATGCCCATTCCCCCCACCGACACAGAATTGCAGTTTGTGAAACAGACAACCTGCCCCCTGTGCGCTGCGGCAGGCATTGTGCCCTGGCATACCGATGCGTTTCGCGAATACTTGCGGTGCGAGAATTGTGAGTTGATCTTCGTCCCGCCCCTTTACCATCTCTCGCGCGCAGAGGAGAAGGCGGAGTATGATTTGCATCAGAACTCGCCGGAGGACGAGGGTTATCGGCGGTTTCTCAGCCGCGTTTTTGAACCAATTCATGCCAGGGTCGCCGAGGCGAGCAGCGGACTCGATTTTGGATCCGGGCCGGGGCCGACGCTGTCGGTGATGTTCGAGGAAGCGGGGCATACGATGGCGATTTATGACCCCCAATATGCCGCTGACAACGCTCCGCTGGCAGAGCAATACGAATTTGTCACCGCCAGCGAAGTCGTCGAACACTTTTGCCGGCCGGCAGTCGATTTGGCGCGGATTTGGAGCTGCGTAAAGCCGGGCGGGCTGTTGGGGATTATGACCAAACTGTCGCTCGACCAAGCCGCATTCGCCGGCTGGCATTACAAAGACGACCCGACCCATGTCAGCTTCTTTTGCCGAGAGACCTTTCGCTGGCTAGCTAGGCAATGGAATGCGGAATTGGAGTTTGTCGGGAATGACGTGGTATTGATAACGGCCGGAGCAGTTGCCTAA